One Echinicola strongylocentroti DNA window includes the following coding sequences:
- a CDS encoding DUF4168 domain-containing protein, protein MINFKQMTKVSLFSALLVMLGFSLHAQGISPQAPQNPAKASDFTDEEYDKFVSINAELIPVQQEVQGKMMDAIKAEGLEVQRFQELAQAQQSGSLKDASDDPEEIGKFNKAGQQVMTIQKEVQTKAQGLIEENDLSVQKFQQMSMAYNQSEEVRAKVDTLISEKMEEQ, encoded by the coding sequence ATGATTAATTTCAAGCAAATGACAAAGGTAAGTCTGTTCTCCGCGCTATTGGTAATGCTGGGATTCAGTCTTCATGCTCAAGGAATCAGCCCACAGGCACCACAGAATCCTGCCAAAGCCTCAGACTTTACAGATGAGGAGTATGACAAGTTTGTAAGCATTAATGCCGAATTGATTCCTGTACAGCAGGAAGTGCAAGGCAAAATGATGGATGCCATCAAGGCAGAGGGGCTGGAAGTACAGCGCTTTCAGGAACTGGCGCAGGCCCAACAGTCAGGGTCATTGAAAGATGCGTCGGATGATCCGGAGGAAATTGGAAAGTTCAATAAGGCTGGCCAACAGGTCATGACCATCCAAAAGGAAGTACAGACCAAAGCGCAAGGACTGATTGAAGAAAATGACTTGTCCGTGCAAAAATTCCAACAAATGTCCATGGCCTATAACCAAAGCGAAGAAGTACGTGCCAAAGTGGATACGCTGATCAGCGAAAAGATGGAAGAACAATAA
- a CDS encoding CynX/NimT family MFS transporter yields the protein MKMTTPSKGLSEGLLITGIILVSFCLRPSITSVGPLIPMIREDLDLSNAWAGFLTTLPLLSFATFSLFSSSIGARLGNVRAILLGLVLIAFGIFVRVQGGAFLLFFGTAVSGIGIVICNVLLIPLIKVKLPHKIGIMTSSYTTGMSGFAAVGTGLSVPLAVGMSLGWRGALLAWVALVVLAIVVWLPQVKPSKVKGPDEGLTGGKNVWKSKLAWQISIFMGIQSTMFYTLIAWLPDLLIHRGFTAGQAGLMMSLMQVVGLIGSFTAPLVAVKYTTQRRIAFGIGMIYLVGFLGLFFDHNWVIYIALTLIGFCLGASISLAYTLIGLRTEGATTARLSGMAQSAGYYLAALGPLLIGALFDLFHNYNLLIILMVICALSFAWLGTKVGRNVKV from the coding sequence ATGAAAATGACAACGCCATCCAAAGGATTATCTGAAGGGCTACTTATTACGGGGATCATATTGGTGTCTTTTTGCTTGAGGCCTTCGATTACATCGGTAGGGCCGTTGATACCTATGATTCGCGAAGACCTTGACCTTTCCAATGCTTGGGCAGGATTCTTGACCACCTTGCCTTTGTTGTCATTTGCTACCTTTTCGCTTTTTTCATCCAGCATAGGAGCGAGACTAGGTAATGTACGTGCCATTTTGTTAGGCCTGGTTTTGATTGCTTTTGGCATCTTTGTTCGTGTACAAGGCGGTGCTTTTTTACTATTTTTTGGTACTGCGGTGTCAGGGATTGGTATCGTGATCTGTAATGTTCTCCTCATCCCATTGATTAAAGTAAAACTTCCCCATAAAATCGGCATCATGACGAGCTCTTATACCACAGGAATGTCCGGGTTTGCGGCGGTAGGGACTGGTTTGAGTGTGCCATTGGCAGTGGGGATGTCGCTTGGGTGGCGAGGAGCTTTATTGGCTTGGGTGGCATTGGTAGTGCTGGCGATCGTAGTGTGGCTACCACAAGTGAAGCCCAGCAAAGTAAAAGGCCCTGATGAGGGGCTGACAGGAGGTAAAAATGTGTGGAAATCCAAGCTCGCTTGGCAGATTAGTATCTTTATGGGGATCCAATCCACCATGTTCTATACGCTGATCGCTTGGTTGCCGGATTTACTGATTCATAGAGGATTTACCGCTGGACAAGCGGGTCTAATGATGAGCCTGATGCAGGTAGTAGGACTGATCGGGTCCTTTACTGCGCCTTTGGTAGCTGTCAAGTATACCACGCAGCGAAGGATAGCGTTTGGGATAGGGATGATCTATTTAGTAGGTTTTCTTGGACTGTTTTTTGATCATAATTGGGTGATTTATATAGCGCTGACATTGATAGGCTTTTGCCTTGGGGCAAGTATCAGTTTGGCCTATACTTTGATCGGTCTGAGGACAGAAGGGGCTACTACAGCAAGGCTATCAGGTATGGCGCAGTCAGCAGGCTATTATTTGGCCGCTTTGGGACCATTGTTGATTGGTGCCTTATTCGATTTGTTTCACAATTATAACCTTCTGATCATTTTGATGGTTATTTGTGCGCTTTCCTTTGCGTGGTTAGGGACGAAGGTGGGCAGGAATGTAAAAGTTTAA
- a CDS encoding DUF2179 domain-containing protein — MQEFFSGMGMDDDMFTYVIMPLLIFMARVGDVSINTLRIMFVLNGKKNVAPILGFFEALIWLLAIGQIFQNIDNPMSYLAYAGGFGAGTYIGMVFEEKLALGRVLVRVITKEPMPELIEYMKERDFRFTNVGAEGRYGKVNLLFTVMKRESLKSFVTKIKSLNDKAFYTIESVKRISEDDLNVMEDRPRFTTRVFNRVRK, encoded by the coding sequence ATGCAGGAGTTCTTTAGTGGAATGGGAATGGATGACGATATGTTTACCTATGTCATCATGCCCCTGTTGATTTTCATGGCCCGGGTAGGAGATGTGTCCATAAACACCTTACGGATCATGTTTGTCCTCAACGGTAAGAAAAATGTGGCTCCCATTTTGGGTTTTTTTGAAGCCTTGATTTGGTTGCTGGCCATCGGGCAGATTTTTCAGAATATCGATAACCCCATGTCATATTTGGCCTATGCCGGTGGGTTTGGAGCGGGGACATATATCGGTATGGTTTTCGAGGAGAAATTGGCGCTGGGCAGGGTGCTGGTCAGGGTGATTACCAAAGAGCCGATGCCCGAACTGATTGAATACATGAAGGAGCGGGATTTTCGGTTTACCAACGTCGGTGCTGAAGGAAGGTATGGAAAAGTGAACTTGTTGTTTACCGTCATGAAAAGAGAGAGCCTAAAAAGTTTTGTGACCAAGATCAAATCGCTTAATGACAAAGCATTTTATACCATTGAGAGTGTCAAAAGGATCAGCGAAGATGACCTTAATGTGATGGAGGATAGACCACGGTTTACGACAAGGGTTTTCAATAGGGTGCGCAAATAG
- the trxA gene encoding thioredoxin, whose amino-acid sequence MAKKKFNDIIRQSDVPVLVDFYADWCGPCQTMTPVLEEAVKELDGKVKIVKINIDKNQQAAYHFAVRSIPHYILFKRGKILWRKGGLMTKRELLQQLKGFV is encoded by the coding sequence ATGGCAAAGAAAAAATTCAACGATATCATTCGGCAATCTGATGTCCCTGTATTGGTGGACTTTTATGCGGATTGGTGCGGGCCGTGCCAGACCATGACCCCCGTGCTGGAAGAAGCCGTAAAAGAGTTGGATGGTAAAGTTAAGATAGTGAAGATAAACATAGACAAAAACCAACAGGCTGCCTACCATTTTGCGGTGAGGTCGATTCCCCACTATATACTTTTTAAGCGAGGGAAAATACTATGGAGAAAGGGCGGTTTGATGACCAAACGGGAGCTACTGCAGCAGTTGAAAGGCTTTGTTTAG
- a CDS encoding OmpH family outer membrane protein, translating into MLKCLKIVFFLLLVTSAVQAQKIGFVDSEYILNKHPDYKIVQEELKKQATAWKKEAQNLEKEIKEMYNALKAEEVLLTEDMYKERMEDIRQKEKAASNYNTRVFGMNGEYYQKQDELMKPLQSKIFDAIDRVSKRNGIAIMFDKAADLSMIYTNPVHDYSDFVIDELGIDESSVNKEKEAQGTENTTEENK; encoded by the coding sequence ATGTTAAAGTGTCTTAAAATCGTATTTTTTCTGCTGTTAGTGACTTCTGCAGTACAGGCCCAAAAAATCGGGTTTGTGGACTCGGAATACATCCTGAACAAGCATCCGGATTATAAAATAGTCCAAGAAGAGCTTAAGAAGCAAGCCACAGCATGGAAAAAAGAGGCACAGAATTTGGAGAAAGAGATCAAGGAAATGTACAATGCCCTGAAAGCAGAGGAAGTCTTGCTTACGGAGGACATGTACAAGGAACGCATGGAGGATATCCGCCAAAAGGAAAAAGCCGCCAGCAACTATAATACCAGGGTCTTTGGCATGAATGGTGAGTACTATCAGAAGCAGGATGAGCTGATGAAGCCCTTGCAGTCCAAGATATTTGATGCTATCGATCGTGTGTCCAAGCGGAATGGCATCGCCATTATGTTTGACAAGGCGGCTGATCTGTCCATGATCTATACCAATCCGGTGCATGATTATTCGGATTTTGTCATTGATGAATTGGGGATAGATGAAAGTAGCGTGAATAAGGAAAAAGAAGCGCAAGGAACTGAAAATACAACAGAAGAAAACAAATAA
- a CDS encoding RluA family pseudouridine synthase gives MNDEMDDELFDVGGAIGDGQEDGALLYEHLRIEIDKGQAAIRLDRFLTDKVANITRNKVQQAIGDGSVKINDKNTKSNYKIKPGDVITVVLEKEARETEVLPEKIDLDIVYEDDVLLVVNKPAGMVVHPAYGNWTGTLVNGLVYHFNQLPEMPGNSGRPGLVHRIDKDTSGLLVIAKSEMVMTGLARQFFDHSIERTYFALVWGEPKEDAGIINAHVGRSARDRKVMDVFPDGDQGKNAITHWKVLKRLRYVSLVQCNLETGRTHQIRAHMKFLGHPLFNDAVYGGDKIRKGTQFSKYKAFVSNCFKALPRQALHAKSLGFVHPVSKEFMQFDSSLPEDMQGVLDKWENYVNFDL, from the coding sequence ATGAATGATGAAATGGATGACGAGTTGTTTGATGTCGGTGGTGCTATTGGCGACGGACAAGAAGATGGTGCACTGCTATATGAGCATCTAAGGATAGAGATCGATAAAGGGCAGGCAGCTATCCGGTTGGATAGGTTCTTGACCGATAAGGTAGCGAATATCACTAGGAATAAAGTGCAGCAGGCCATCGGTGATGGAAGTGTCAAGATCAATGATAAAAATACCAAGTCCAATTACAAGATCAAGCCAGGGGATGTGATCACAGTGGTGTTGGAAAAAGAAGCCCGGGAAACAGAGGTGCTTCCTGAGAAAATCGATTTGGATATAGTATATGAAGACGATGTGCTTTTGGTGGTGAACAAGCCGGCGGGAATGGTCGTCCACCCTGCATATGGCAATTGGACAGGTACTTTGGTGAATGGTTTGGTGTACCACTTTAACCAATTGCCCGAAATGCCGGGAAATAGCGGTAGGCCAGGATTGGTTCACCGGATAGATAAAGATACGAGTGGTCTGTTGGTGATCGCTAAGTCGGAGATGGTCATGACTGGGTTGGCAAGGCAGTTTTTTGATCATTCCATAGAGCGTACTTACTTTGCCCTCGTATGGGGTGAGCCCAAAGAGGATGCGGGGATCATCAATGCGCATGTCGGGCGAAGTGCTCGAGATAGGAAGGTCATGGATGTGTTTCCGGATGGTGATCAGGGAAAAAATGCCATTACCCATTGGAAGGTGCTCAAGCGGCTCCGCTATGTATCTTTGGTCCAATGTAATCTGGAAACAGGAAGGACACATCAAATTCGCGCACACATGAAGTTTTTAGGGCATCCTTTGTTTAATGATGCCGTTTATGGAGGGGATAAAATCCGGAAGGGAACGCAGTTTTCGAAGTACAAGGCTTTTGTCAGTAATTGTTTTAAGGCACTTCCTCGTCAGGCTTTGCATGCCAAATCATTGGGTTTTGTCCATCCTGTAAGCAAAGAATTTATGCAGTTTGACTCCAGCCTTCCAGAAGATATGCAAGGTGTTTTGGACAAATGGGAAAATTACGTCAATTTTGATCTGTAA
- the hemH gene encoding ferrochelatase: MRKEAQTGVLLVNLGTPDSTAVPDVRKYLREFLMDKRVIDIPFLSRWLLVNGIIAPFRAPKSAAEYRKLWTDRGSPLLFHTEDLKEKLIQRLDTEKYHVEIAMRYQSPSIQRGLRALQKARVKKIIVLPLFPQYASATNGSVIDKVMEIVKEWQVIPAISYVPRFVDHPLYLQAWEDISAAYIEKQEYDAYLFSYHGIPERQIHKASCEGYCQLSDKCCARQTPSNQYCYRAQCFYNTRLLVDKLGLPAEKVHTAFQSRLGKDPWIQPYTEDTIRQLARKGAKKVLAFSPAFVADCLETTVEVGEEYKEVFEEEGGQQWDLVPCLNSHDTWVDCVKALVLEQE; the protein is encoded by the coding sequence ATGCGTAAAGAGGCACAAACAGGAGTATTACTGGTTAACTTAGGAACGCCCGACAGCACGGCAGTACCAGATGTAAGAAAGTACCTAAGGGAATTTTTAATGGATAAACGGGTGATTGATATTCCTTTTTTGTCTCGTTGGCTGTTGGTAAACGGTATCATTGCACCATTTAGGGCGCCGAAATCAGCAGCTGAATATCGGAAGCTCTGGACAGATCGTGGTTCTCCATTGCTGTTTCACACTGAAGACCTGAAAGAGAAACTCATACAACGACTGGATACTGAAAAATATCATGTCGAAATAGCGATGCGTTATCAGTCTCCGAGCATCCAACGGGGACTAAGAGCGCTCCAAAAAGCGCGTGTCAAAAAAATAATCGTCCTCCCCTTGTTTCCACAATATGCTTCCGCTACGAACGGGTCAGTAATCGATAAAGTCATGGAAATCGTGAAGGAATGGCAGGTCATTCCTGCGATCAGCTATGTGCCAAGGTTTGTCGATCATCCACTTTATTTGCAAGCCTGGGAGGATATTTCTGCTGCATATATTGAGAAGCAAGAATATGATGCATATTTGTTTTCCTACCATGGGATTCCCGAACGGCAAATCCACAAAGCGTCCTGTGAAGGGTATTGCCAGCTGAGCGATAAGTGCTGCGCCCGTCAGACCCCTTCCAATCAATACTGCTATCGCGCACAGTGTTTTTACAATACACGGTTATTGGTCGATAAACTGGGATTGCCAGCAGAGAAGGTCCATACAGCTTTTCAGTCTCGGCTTGGCAAAGATCCCTGGATACAGCCTTATACCGAAGATACCATCCGGCAGTTGGCGCGCAAAGGGGCCAAAAAAGTACTGGCCTTTTCCCCTGCCTTTGTGGCAGACTGTCTCGAGACTACGGTCGAAGTGGGAGAGGAATATAAGGAGGTTTTTGAAGAAGAGGGTGGCCAGCAATGGGATTTGGTTCCTTGCTTGAATTCCCACGACACCTGGGTGGATTGTGTGAAAGCGTTGGTGTTAGAGCAAGAGTGA
- a CDS encoding 1-aminocyclopropane-1-carboxylate deaminase/D-cysteine desulfhydrase — protein MNSILIVVSTPVSPPSQEVHLPEINDHPVRLFVKRLDLIHPLAGGNKYYKLKYNLDAAKKAGHSTLLTLGGAYSNHIFATAAAGHLAGFKTIGVIRGEQPQELNPTLAKAHSYGMKLSFMDRPTYRKKNEKAVIDELHKKFGDFYLIPEGGTNQLAIQGTREILTAGDKTMDYVCCSIGTGGTIAGIIQSAMPHQNILGYSSLKGDFIRKELQQLLGKHQIPFPARHHIFTNYHFGGYAKHQPALIQFIKDFKEKTDIPLDPIYTGKLAFGVIDQIKSGYFPNGSKILLIHSGGLQGITGFNQRFGETLDVE, from the coding sequence ATGAATTCAATTCTTATTGTTGTGTCGACACCTGTTTCTCCCCCTTCCCAAGAAGTCCATTTGCCCGAAATCAATGATCACCCCGTACGTCTTTTTGTAAAAAGACTGGACCTCATTCATCCTTTAGCAGGCGGGAATAAATACTATAAACTTAAATACAACCTTGACGCCGCCAAAAAAGCCGGACACAGCACCTTACTCACTTTGGGGGGGGCTTATTCCAATCATATTTTTGCTACGGCAGCAGCAGGACATCTAGCAGGCTTTAAGACCATTGGCGTCATTCGAGGAGAGCAGCCCCAAGAGCTGAACCCCACCTTGGCAAAGGCACACTCCTATGGTATGAAGCTATCTTTTATGGACCGGCCCACCTATCGCAAAAAAAACGAAAAAGCAGTCATCGATGAATTACACAAAAAGTTTGGGGATTTTTACCTCATTCCAGAAGGCGGCACAAACCAACTGGCCATTCAAGGAACCCGTGAAATATTGACTGCTGGAGATAAAACGATGGATTATGTATGCTGTAGCATTGGGACAGGCGGGACGATAGCGGGGATCATCCAATCCGCCATGCCTCATCAAAATATCTTGGGCTATAGCTCATTAAAGGGGGATTTTATCCGTAAGGAGCTACAACAGCTCTTAGGAAAACACCAAATCCCGTTTCCCGCTCGGCATCATATTTTTACCAATTACCATTTTGGCGGCTACGCCAAACATCAACCGGCATTGATCCAATTCATCAAGGACTTCAAGGAAAAAACGGACATTCCGCTGGATCCTATTTACACAGGAAAGCTGGCCTTTGGAGTGATCGATCAGATCAAATCCGGTTATTTCCCAAACGGTAGTAAAATTCTCCTGATCCATTCAGGTGGGCTTCAAGGGATCACTGGTTTCAACCAACGCTTTGGAGAAACATTGGACGTGGAATAA
- a CDS encoding OmpH family outer membrane protein gives MKVRIILSAVALFCLSFAAKAQQDIKIGYTNVEVLMSLMPEMQQIDADMQDYGKQLQTNVQTKTQNFQREVQSYQQAAQTMTEEARATKEQELQKLQQEVQKYEQDAQVSYQRKLSELLEPVQTKVFNAINSVAAEHNYTHILSETAGQSPVLLYTKEADKFTELVAAKLGIELPEQMPEEADLPQ, from the coding sequence ATGAAAGTGAGAATTATCTTATCAGCCGTTGCTTTATTTTGTTTGAGCTTTGCGGCAAAAGCCCAGCAAGATATCAAAATTGGCTATACGAATGTGGAGGTACTGATGAGCCTGATGCCGGAGATGCAGCAGATCGACGCCGACATGCAGGATTATGGCAAGCAATTGCAAACTAACGTACAGACAAAAACACAAAACTTCCAAAGAGAAGTACAGTCTTACCAGCAGGCCGCCCAGACCATGACGGAAGAAGCGAGAGCTACTAAAGAACAAGAGTTGCAGAAATTGCAACAAGAGGTTCAAAAATATGAGCAAGATGCGCAGGTTTCTTACCAAAGAAAGTTGAGCGAGCTACTTGAACCGGTACAAACCAAAGTGTTTAATGCTATTAATTCGGTAGCTGCCGAGCATAACTATACGCATATCTTGTCAGAGACAGCCGGACAATCTCCCGTGCTGCTATACACCAAAGAAGCAGATAAATTCACCGAATTGGTGGCTGCTAAATTGGGTATCGAGCTTCCTGAGCAGATGCCAGAAGAAGCTGATCTTCCTCAGTAA